Proteins encoded by one window of Enterococcus saccharolyticus subsp. saccharolyticus:
- the gpsB gene encoding cell division regulator GpsB yields MADLTYSPTDILQQEFKTKMRGYDPVEVDEFLDGIIKDYEAYNQEILALQEENDRLHAKIAQLSKTQEIKATRTQPEAPKSQTVTNFDILKRLSNLEKEVFGKKLDQEIPVVATTKVVNENYTQATNDEDDLEKTRQF; encoded by the coding sequence ATGGCAGATTTAACATACAGTCCAACAGATATTTTACAACAAGAATTCAAGACAAAAATGCGTGGTTACGATCCAGTTGAAGTAGATGAGTTTTTAGATGGTATTATTAAAGATTATGAAGCATACAATCAAGAAATTTTAGCATTGCAAGAAGAAAACGATCGTTTACATGCAAAGATTGCTCAATTAAGTAAGACACAAGAAATTAAAGCTACTCGTACACAACCTGAAGCACCGAAAAGCCAAACAGTAACCAACTTTGATATTTTAAAACGTTTATCAAATCTTGAAAAAGAAGTGTTTGGTAAAAAATTAGATCAAGAAATTCCTGTTGTGGCAACAACAAAAGTAGTGAATGAAAATTATACACAAGCAACAAATGACGAAGATGATTTAGAAAAAACGCGTCAATTTTAA
- a CDS encoding SLOG family protein, which yields MQTMVISGYRSFELGVFQEKDPKVKVIKKVLKITIQQYIEEGLEWILIGGNLGTEIWAGQVVLDLQKEYPELKLGIIFPFEDFGENWNEKNQQVLTELKIKANYVNAVSHVPYQNPGQLKNHSQFLLTHSGGLLVVYDDEYPGKTQFLLKEAQEHASKNDFIIHQITMDDLQNTFFEDDSV from the coding sequence ATGCAAACAATGGTTATTTCTGGTTATCGTAGCTTTGAACTCGGTGTTTTTCAAGAGAAAGACCCTAAAGTTAAAGTTATTAAGAAAGTTCTAAAAATAACGATACAACAGTATATCGAAGAAGGTTTAGAGTGGATTTTGATTGGTGGGAATTTAGGAACAGAAATTTGGGCAGGACAAGTCGTACTTGATTTACAAAAAGAATACCCAGAATTGAAGCTAGGTATCATTTTCCCTTTTGAAGATTTTGGTGAGAACTGGAATGAAAAAAATCAACAAGTTTTAACAGAATTAAAAATCAAAGCCAATTATGTAAATGCAGTAAGTCATGTGCCTTATCAGAATCCTGGACAGTTGAAAAATCATTCTCAGTTTTTATTGACACATTCAGGAGGTCTTTTAGTGGTTTATGATGATGAATATCCTGGTAAAACACAGTTTCTTTTGAAAGAAGCACAGGAGCACGCTAGCAAAAATGACTTTATTATTCATCAAATTACCATGGACGATTTACAAAATACCTTTTTTGAAGACGATAGTGTTTGA
- the recU gene encoding Holliday junction resolvase RecU: MVFRYPNGHPMSYDGTMKQKMQAKEKTTTFANRGMRFEEAINASNDYYLIRGQAVIHKKPTPVQIVHVDYPRRSAAVIKEAYFKEASTTDYNGVYQGRYLDFEAKETKNKTSFPLKNFHEHQIIHMRNCLKQNGICFVLLWFSTLERCFFLDSHQLIHYWDSQHTAKKSLSLSLIEEIGIEIQPKIAPRIPYLDAVSHYLQEKEKI, from the coding sequence ATGGTTTTTCGATACCCCAATGGCCATCCTATGTCTTATGATGGAACGATGAAACAAAAAATGCAAGCAAAAGAAAAAACAACCACTTTCGCAAATCGCGGCATGCGATTTGAAGAAGCAATCAACGCAAGTAATGACTATTATCTCATTCGTGGACAAGCTGTCATTCACAAAAAGCCAACCCCTGTACAAATCGTCCATGTCGATTATCCACGCAGAAGTGCTGCCGTGATTAAGGAAGCCTATTTTAAAGAAGCTTCCACTACAGACTATAACGGTGTTTATCAAGGGCGTTATCTTGACTTTGAAGCAAAAGAAACAAAAAACAAAACTTCTTTTCCTTTAAAAAATTTTCACGAACATCAGATTATTCATATGCGTAATTGTTTAAAACAAAATGGTATTTGTTTTGTTTTATTATGGTTCTCAACCTTAGAGCGTTGTTTCTTTCTGGATAGCCACCAATTGATTCACTATTGGGATTCGCAACATACAGCAAAAAAATCATTATCTCTTTCATTAATTGAAGAAATAGGGATTGAAATTCAACCAAAAATTGCCCCTCGTATCCCCTATTTGGATGCTGTAAGCCACTATTTACAAGAAAAGGAGAAAATTTAG
- a CDS encoding PBP1A family penicillin-binding protein, which yields MANQQNSRVSRHKTKASKPSKRKTPKQKNKRSIGSIILKVIMVLVFLACIGILSGMGLFWYYAKDAPKLNDKELESANSIQFFAANGEAFQDFDIERRETISATEIPKKLEDAIVSVEDRRFYNHIGVDPVRILGSAVSNLMSGGKQGGSTLTQQLIKLSYFSTKVEDQNLRRKAQEAWMAVQLEQEKSKQEILTYYINKVYMSNGVYGMETASEIFYGKPLDELSTAQTALIAGLPNAPNYYDPYVNKDAAKQRRDTVLMTMLDNEKISQKEYDEAVATPIDDGLQELNDTENDWRYYDNYLKEVLAEVEAKVGKDSMQNGLDIYTNIDLAAQKRLYDIVNSDQYVQYPDDEMQVAATLIDTNTGKVTAQLGKRNVEEDVVWGSNYAVNTGRDFGSTVKPLVDYGPAFEYLNYSTGKTIVDEPYKYEGTDININNWDNQYMGTMTLRKALALSRNVPAAKLFAEVGAENIEKFLEGVGIQYDTLEQSNAISSNTSVQEGTKYGVSSLKMAAAYAAFSNGGTYYEPQYVNKIVYQDGTEEVDAFHPEGSQAMKDTTAYMITDILKDVITDGTGTNATISGLYQAGKTGTSNYTDSEIAQLGPVNSPAPDISFVGYTPHYSLAVWTGYENKLTPVTSESSHVATDVYRNLMQFVSASVENEDWEMPDGLVRVGNELYLKDEVEAKPTPSSSIRTTPSSKEVIEIPEVEEKESVPSTESSKEVEPSVSSETVEESTSSTVDPTPEPEPSESSTPIETIPETTPTVDPEPEPTTPSVPSSEAPPVSSVPQETTPPVSSTPTETPVTSQ from the coding sequence ATGGCAAATCAACAAAATTCTCGTGTTTCACGCCATAAAACCAAGGCATCTAAACCTAGCAAGCGGAAAACACCAAAACAAAAGAACAAACGATCGATTGGTTCCATTATCTTAAAAGTTATCATGGTTCTGGTCTTTCTGGCTTGTATCGGTATCCTGTCAGGAATGGGACTATTTTGGTATTATGCCAAAGACGCGCCTAAATTAAATGATAAAGAACTTGAATCAGCAAACTCCATTCAATTTTTCGCAGCTAATGGCGAAGCCTTTCAAGATTTTGACATTGAACGACGTGAAACCATCTCTGCAACGGAAATTCCTAAAAAATTAGAAGATGCTATTGTATCTGTGGAAGATCGTCGTTTCTATAACCACATTGGAGTTGATCCTGTTCGTATCCTTGGTTCGGCAGTGTCTAACTTGATGAGTGGCGGCAAACAAGGTGGGAGTACCTTAACGCAACAATTAATCAAACTTTCTTACTTCTCGACTAAAGTGGAAGATCAAAATTTACGTCGAAAAGCCCAAGAAGCTTGGATGGCTGTTCAATTAGAACAAGAAAAATCAAAACAAGAAATTTTAACGTACTACATCAATAAAGTCTATATGTCTAATGGGGTTTACGGTATGGAGACAGCTTCGGAAATCTTCTATGGAAAACCATTGGATGAACTTTCAACTGCCCAGACAGCTTTAATTGCTGGACTACCAAATGCTCCCAATTATTATGATCCATATGTCAATAAAGATGCGGCAAAACAGCGTCGTGATACGGTCTTAATGACCATGCTAGATAATGAAAAAATCTCGCAAAAAGAATACGATGAAGCTGTGGCAACACCGATTGATGACGGCTTACAAGAATTAAACGATACGGAAAACGATTGGCGTTATTACGACAACTACTTAAAAGAAGTACTGGCTGAAGTTGAAGCGAAAGTCGGGAAAGATAGTATGCAAAACGGTTTAGATATTTACACAAACATTGATTTAGCTGCTCAAAAACGTTTGTACGACATCGTGAATAGCGATCAATATGTCCAATATCCTGATGACGAAATGCAAGTTGCTGCTACGCTAATTGATACCAATACAGGGAAAGTAACTGCCCAACTTGGAAAACGTAATGTGGAAGAAGATGTCGTTTGGGGATCAAATTACGCAGTAAATACTGGTCGTGACTTCGGATCGACAGTTAAACCACTCGTTGATTATGGGCCTGCTTTTGAATACTTAAATTATTCAACTGGAAAAACAATTGTTGATGAGCCTTACAAATATGAAGGCACTGATATTAATATCAACAACTGGGACAATCAATACATGGGAACCATGACTTTACGCAAAGCTTTAGCATTATCTCGTAACGTTCCAGCTGCGAAACTTTTTGCAGAAGTTGGTGCTGAAAATATTGAAAAGTTCTTAGAAGGTGTTGGTATTCAATACGACACCCTTGAACAATCGAATGCTATTTCTAGTAACACAAGTGTCCAAGAAGGTACAAAATATGGCGTATCTAGTCTGAAAATGGCTGCTGCTTATGCGGCATTTTCAAATGGTGGAACCTATTATGAACCACAATATGTCAATAAAATTGTCTATCAAGACGGTACTGAAGAAGTTGACGCCTTCCATCCAGAAGGGTCACAAGCGATGAAAGATACCACTGCTTATATGATTACGGATATCCTAAAAGATGTTATTACTGATGGAACAGGAACCAATGCAACTATTTCAGGTCTTTATCAAGCTGGAAAAACTGGCACATCAAACTATACCGATAGTGAAATTGCACAATTAGGTCCGGTAAACTCTCCAGCTCCAGATATTAGTTTTGTTGGGTATACCCCACACTATTCTTTAGCAGTCTGGACAGGCTATGAAAATAAATTAACACCTGTAACTAGTGAATCTTCACATGTTGCCACAGATGTCTATCGTAACTTAATGCAGTTTGTCTCTGCTTCCGTTGAAAATGAAGATTGGGAAATGCCGGATGGATTAGTTCGTGTTGGAAATGAGTTATACTTAAAAGATGAAGTAGAAGCAAAACCGACACCATCTTCTTCTATCAGAACAACACCATCCTCTAAAGAAGTCATTGAAATACCAGAAGTGGAAGAAAAAGAATCTGTTCCATCCACTGAAAGCTCAAAAGAAGTCGAACCGAGTGTTTCATCTGAAACTGTGGAGGAATCAACCTCTTCGACAGTCGATCCGACACCGGAGCCGGAACCGAGTGAAAGTAGTACACCAATAGAAACAATACCGGAGACTACGCCAACAGTCGATCCAGAACCGGAGCCGACGACACCATCGGTACCATCTTCAGAAGCACCACCTGTGTCATCGGTACCACAGGAAACAACACCACCGGTATCTTCTACACCTACTGAAACCCCTGTAACAAGCCAATAA
- the nth gene encoding endonuclease III, translating to MISKEKTMIALNRMYEMFPDAHCELNYDTPFQLVVAVALSAQATDVSVNKATPGLFAAFPTPEALAAAPIEDIIEKIRTIGLYRMKAKNIKACAEQILERFGGEVPQTREELVTLPGVGRKTANVVLGEAFGIPAFAVDTHVERIAKRLRICKLDANVSEVEATLMKKVPKELWVKTHHTMIFFGRYHCTARAPKCDVCPLLDMCQEGKTRMKKK from the coding sequence ATGATTAGCAAAGAGAAAACGATGATTGCATTAAATCGAATGTACGAAATGTTTCCCGATGCTCATTGTGAGTTAAATTACGACACGCCCTTTCAACTAGTAGTCGCTGTTGCCTTGAGTGCGCAAGCTACGGATGTTTCGGTGAATAAAGCCACGCCAGGTTTATTTGCGGCTTTTCCTACACCAGAAGCTTTAGCGGCGGCACCGATAGAAGATATTATTGAGAAAATTCGTACTATTGGTTTATACCGCATGAAAGCGAAAAATATTAAAGCCTGTGCAGAACAAATTTTAGAACGCTTTGGTGGAGAAGTTCCTCAGACAAGAGAGGAATTAGTTACTTTACCAGGTGTTGGTCGCAAAACAGCCAATGTAGTTTTGGGTGAAGCGTTTGGGATTCCTGCTTTTGCAGTAGATACGCATGTTGAGCGTATTGCCAAACGTTTACGGATTTGTAAATTAGATGCAAATGTTTCTGAAGTTGAAGCAACCTTAATGAAAAAAGTCCCGAAAGAATTGTGGGTCAAAACACACCATACCATGATTTTCTTTGGACGGTATCATTGTACAGCGCGTGCACCGAAATGTGATGTTTGTCCATTATTAGATATGTGCCAAGAAGGAAAAACCCGCATGAAGAAAAAATAA
- a CDS encoding DnaD domain protein — protein sequence MLSLQDYLKSGQTTLSNLLMDNYRRLGMSNDEFLLWLQLYRYHEAGDVFPDLAPIAANMGYSQNELYLLLNQLVQKKLLIIDSKKDLNGRMNDYYEFNSVFEKLELLQKQQEKQTETQNFEQQVQSLYRMFESEFGRALSPIEYQRIGQWIEEDHYHPELIQFALKEAVLNQAYSLNYIDRILLSWERKNITSKVQVEEEQKRRKRQMLQKEAPTSTRQLPRVSMHNWLEEE from the coding sequence ATGCTTTCATTACAAGATTATTTAAAGAGTGGACAAACGACACTGTCTAATCTATTAATGGATAATTATCGCCGTTTAGGAATGTCTAACGACGAATTTTTATTGTGGCTTCAATTATATCGTTACCATGAAGCTGGCGATGTCTTTCCAGATTTGGCACCCATTGCAGCAAATATGGGGTATTCACAAAATGAATTGTATCTCTTGCTCAACCAATTAGTTCAAAAAAAGTTATTAATCATTGACTCTAAAAAAGATTTGAATGGACGTATGAATGATTATTACGAATTTAATAGTGTGTTTGAGAAGCTTGAACTGTTACAAAAACAACAAGAGAAGCAGACTGAAACACAAAATTTTGAACAACAAGTTCAATCGCTTTATCGCATGTTTGAATCAGAATTCGGACGGGCACTTTCACCGATTGAATACCAACGGATTGGTCAATGGATTGAAGAAGATCATTATCACCCTGAGTTAATTCAATTCGCTTTAAAAGAAGCTGTGCTCAATCAAGCGTATAGTTTGAATTATATCGATCGAATTTTACTTTCATGGGAACGCAAAAATATTACATCAAAAGTACAAGTGGAAGAAGAACAGAAACGTCGTAAAAGACAGATGTTACAAAAAGAAGCGCCAACATCGACACGTCAACTACCACGTGTATCGATGCATAATTGGCTGGAAGAGGAGTAG
- a CDS encoding RidA family protein gives MRIIQTEKAPQAIGPYVQGRIANGFLFASGQVPLSPETGEVVGTTIQEQTTQVVKNISAILEEAGITADHIVKTTCFLKNMDDFVAFNEVYSTLFNEALPARSAVEVARLPKDVLVEIEIIASVTEA, from the coding sequence ATGCGTATCATTCAAACTGAAAAAGCACCGCAAGCGATTGGACCCTATGTACAAGGGCGAATTGCCAATGGCTTTTTATTTGCGTCTGGTCAAGTACCATTAAGTCCAGAGACTGGTGAAGTTGTGGGGACAACAATTCAAGAACAAACGACTCAAGTAGTAAAAAATATCTCGGCAATTTTAGAAGAGGCAGGCATTACTGCGGATCATATTGTGAAAACGACTTGCTTTTTAAAAAACATGGATGACTTTGTGGCATTTAATGAAGTGTATAGCACTTTATTTAATGAGGCTTTGCCTGCTCGCTCAGCAGTCGAAGTAGCACGTCTTCCAAAAGATGTATTAGTAGAAATCGAAATTATTGCTTCTGTTACTGAAGCGTAA
- a CDS encoding Fur family transcriptional regulator: protein MTTFDDALNHLREENIRITPQRIAILEFLANAKTHPTAEDIYRAIAVKFPGMSVATVYNNLRLFTEIGFVKEMNYGDASSRFDFHTDPHYHAICKQCGKIADFHYPGLEDVEMAAQQLTGYTISSHRLEVYGVCPDCQKGGNN from the coding sequence GTGACGACGTTTGATGATGCATTGAACCATTTAAGAGAAGAAAACATCCGCATCACACCACAACGGATTGCCATTTTAGAATTTTTAGCAAATGCCAAAACTCATCCAACTGCAGAAGATATTTACCGAGCAATTGCTGTGAAATTTCCAGGTATGAGCGTTGCAACGGTTTATAATAATTTGCGATTATTTACCGAGATTGGTTTTGTCAAAGAAATGAATTATGGTGACGCTTCTAGTCGTTTTGATTTTCATACAGATCCTCATTATCATGCTATTTGTAAACAATGCGGAAAAATTGCAGATTTTCATTATCCAGGACTTGAAGATGTTGAGATGGCCGCTCAACAATTAACTGGTTATACAATTAGTTCACATCGCTTAGAAGTTTATGGGGTGTGTCCGGATTGTCAAAAAGGAGGAAATAATTAA
- the cysK gene encoding cysteine synthase A, which translates to MSEIYQSITELVGNTPIVKLNNIVPEGAADVYLKLEAFNPGSSVKDRISLSMIEQAEKEGLLKAGDTIIEPTSGNTGIGLAMIGAAKGYRVVLVMPETMSIERRKLMQAYGAELVLTPGTEGISGSINKAKELAAENEYFMPLQFDNPANPAIHEKTTGQEIVQAFGDQGLDAFVAGIGTGGTITGAGRALKKAYEEIKIYGVEPAESAILSGNQPGPHKIQGIGTGFVPAVLDVEIFDEVLAVSSEDAMATAREVGVKEGILVGISSGAAINAALRVAQTLGAGKKVLTIAPDNGERYLSTALYQFDEA; encoded by the coding sequence ATGAGCGAGATTTATCAATCGATTACAGAACTTGTTGGCAACACCCCTATCGTAAAATTAAACAATATTGTACCTGAAGGAGCGGCCGATGTTTATTTGAAATTGGAAGCTTTTAACCCAGGGAGTAGTGTGAAAGATCGAATTTCATTAAGTATGATTGAACAGGCTGAAAAAGAGGGACTTTTAAAAGCAGGCGATACGATTATTGAACCAACTTCTGGAAATACAGGCATTGGCTTAGCAATGATTGGTGCTGCAAAAGGATATCGTGTGGTACTTGTTATGCCTGAGACCATGAGTATTGAACGTCGTAAACTGATGCAAGCATACGGTGCCGAATTAGTGCTTACCCCAGGAACAGAAGGTATTTCTGGTTCCATTAATAAAGCGAAAGAGCTAGCGGCAGAAAATGAATACTTTATGCCGTTACAATTTGATAATCCAGCAAATCCAGCGATTCATGAAAAGACAACGGGCCAAGAAATTGTACAAGCCTTTGGTGATCAAGGATTAGATGCATTTGTTGCTGGAATTGGAACAGGTGGAACGATTACAGGCGCTGGACGTGCCTTGAAAAAGGCGTATGAAGAAATTAAAATTTATGGCGTTGAACCAGCTGAATCGGCTATCTTAAGTGGGAATCAACCAGGTCCACACAAAATTCAAGGGATTGGTACAGGATTTGTACCTGCTGTTTTAGACGTTGAAATTTTTGATGAAGTGTTAGCAGTATCTAGTGAAGATGCGATGGCGACTGCACGTGAAGTTGGTGTAAAAGAAGGCATTCTTGTCGGTATTTCGTCAGGCGCCGCGATCAATGCAGCCCTACGTGTAGCACAAACATTAGGTGCAGGAAAAAAAGTCTTAACGATAGCTCCAGATAATGGAGAACGTTACTTATCAACGGCTCTATATCAGTTTGATGAAGCCTAA
- a CDS encoding glucosaminidase domain-containing protein, with translation MTYKTRSERHQKNQRKYTLNRKAVLPLFGTGLVLAPTTMAMVPQQVEAQEYVAESGAQGLINHIGATAQQIAASNDLYASVMIAQALLESGNGTSLLSSAPHYNLFGIKAYGSEPSIWLGTQEFINGQWVSMNEPFRVYGSYWESLQDHAALLRSTSYSTGVANYGGTWKSQTTSFYDATAYLTGRYATDPTYNQKLNWLIETYGLTRYDTPSQVTPAYTEPEPTSNATETVAETTYTETAYTSGGTYTVVAGDTLWGIASAYGISVDQLMVNNGLTDGFIVAGQQLVI, from the coding sequence ATGACTTACAAAACACGTAGTGAGCGCCATCAAAAAAATCAAAGGAAATATACATTAAATCGCAAAGCAGTATTACCTTTATTTGGCACAGGTTTGGTGTTAGCTCCGACTACTATGGCAATGGTTCCTCAGCAAGTGGAAGCGCAAGAATATGTCGCTGAAAGTGGTGCACAAGGACTAATTAATCACATCGGGGCAACGGCGCAACAAATTGCAGCAAGCAATGATTTGTATGCATCTGTCATGATTGCACAAGCTTTATTAGAAAGTGGCAATGGCACATCACTATTATCTTCAGCACCACATTATAACTTGTTTGGTATCAAAGCGTATGGTTCTGAACCATCTATTTGGTTGGGTACACAAGAATTTATTAATGGGCAATGGGTATCAATGAATGAGCCGTTCAGAGTTTACGGTTCTTATTGGGAGTCGTTACAAGACCATGCAGCATTATTAAGAAGCACAAGTTATTCGACAGGTGTTGCAAATTATGGTGGTACATGGAAGAGTCAAACAACTAGTTTTTATGATGCAACAGCTTATTTAACTGGACGTTACGCGACAGATCCAACATATAATCAAAAATTAAACTGGTTGATTGAAACGTATGGGTTGACGCGTTATGACACACCATCACAAGTGACGCCAGCTTATACAGAACCTGAACCAACAAGCAATGCAACAGAAACAGTAGCAGAAACAACGTATACTGAAACAGCTTATACAAGTGGTGGCACATATACTGTCGTTGCAGGAGATACGTTATGGGGAATTGCAAGTGCATATGGGATTTCTGTCGATCAATTAATGGTAAATAATGGTTTGACAGATGGTTTTATTGTCGCAGGTCAACAGTTAGTCATTTAA
- a CDS encoding IS1182 family transposase: MMSKHSMEGRTQSTVISIDELVPQDHLVRKIDQAISFDFIYPIVESTYSTLGRPSIDPVILIKLVFLQYLFGIRSMRQTIKEVDMNIAYRWFLGLDLTEKVPHFSTFGKNYARRFRETTLFEEIFTYILEQAVKAGLVTENHLYMDSTHIKANANKHKFNKTLTHIEAQAYQKELENEINEERIKAGKRPFIWDMESELRERKMSPSDPESGYYVKGEREKQFAYSAHTVCDDHGFILGTIVTPGNIHDSQVAIPLLDKIREAFPDSQTVAADAAYKTPAIVRYLFTNHLRPVLPYTRPRGDKQLFRKNEFVYDEFFDCYLCPQNQPLHFSTINRKGYREYKSTPVICQNCPLRPQCTTSQSYQKVVTRHIWQDYLDQVEHLRHTAINRQIYKRRKETIERVFADAKEKHGLRWTKYRSLEKVAVHTMLTFAAMNLKKLATWLDKGRKPFFFFRLFLRKNKNRMNNHYFLGLFILFVYSLRGQMALFFCFKREKIGFFKVFLKTLSAEKPYLTKNDAYFF, translated from the coding sequence ATGATGTCCAAACATTCAATGGAAGGTCGTACGCAATCCACTGTCATTAGTATTGACGAATTAGTTCCCCAAGATCACTTAGTCCGAAAAATTGATCAAGCCATCTCATTTGATTTTATCTATCCAATCGTAGAATCCACTTATTCAACCCTTGGTCGTCCAAGTATTGACCCAGTTATTTTGATTAAATTAGTTTTCCTTCAATACTTATTTGGTATTCGATCCATGAGACAAACAATCAAAGAAGTGGACATGAATATCGCTTACCGCTGGTTTTTAGGATTAGATTTGACAGAAAAAGTGCCCCATTTTTCTACCTTTGGAAAAAACTATGCCCGTCGTTTTCGAGAAACCACTTTATTTGAGGAAATCTTTACTTATATTTTAGAACAAGCAGTCAAAGCGGGATTGGTGACAGAAAATCACTTATACATGGATTCGACACATATAAAAGCAAATGCGAATAAACATAAGTTCAATAAAACATTAACACATATTGAAGCGCAAGCTTATCAGAAAGAATTAGAGAACGAAATTAATGAAGAACGTATCAAAGCAGGAAAACGCCCTTTTATATGGGACATGGAAAGTGAGTTGAGAGAACGAAAAATGAGTCCATCTGATCCCGAAAGTGGGTATTATGTAAAGGGCGAACGAGAAAAACAATTTGCTTACTCCGCACACACCGTGTGCGACGACCACGGCTTTATTTTAGGAACGATTGTTACTCCTGGCAATATTCATGACAGTCAAGTAGCGATTCCACTCTTAGACAAGATACGCGAAGCGTTTCCTGATAGTCAAACGGTTGCTGCAGATGCTGCCTATAAAACTCCAGCCATTGTTCGCTACTTGTTCACCAATCATTTACGTCCAGTTTTACCTTATACCAGACCTCGTGGAGATAAACAGTTGTTTCGGAAAAATGAGTTTGTCTATGATGAATTTTTTGATTGTTATTTATGCCCTCAAAACCAACCTTTACATTTCTCCACTATTAATCGAAAAGGATATCGTGAATACAAATCAACGCCTGTCATTTGCCAGAACTGTCCCTTACGTCCGCAATGTACCACGAGTCAATCCTATCAAAAAGTTGTCACTCGGCATATATGGCAGGACTATCTGGATCAAGTAGAACACTTACGTCACACAGCTATAAATCGTCAGATTTATAAACGGCGGAAAGAAACAATTGAACGTGTCTTTGCAGATGCGAAAGAAAAGCATGGGTTACGGTGGACCAAGTATCGCTCCTTAGAAAAAGTTGCCGTACACACGATGCTTACGTTTGCTGCCATGAATCTAAAAAAATTAGCTACATGGTTAGATAAAGGCAGAAAGCCTTTCTTTTTTTTTCGCTTATTTTTAAGAAAAAACAAAAATAGAATGAATAATCACTATTTTTTAGGATTATTCATTCTATTTGTCTACAGTCTGAGAGGGCAAATGGCCCTCTTTTTTTGTTTTAAAAGAGAAAAAATCGGTTTTTTTAAAGTTTTTTTAAAAACTTTAAGTGCTGAAAAGCCTTATCTAACAAAAAACGATGCTTACTTTTTTTAA